gtGAAGAGAGCTTTAGTAGAAGGAGCGAAGCATCTTTACAAAAGATTGACTATTTCGACCACAGACAGTATGGACTTGGacagtttcttgagtgAACAAGGTCTTTATACTGGCAACGAAAGGAACTCTACGAACTATGCTTCCAAAACCCTTGTATTGCACGGGATTCAGCGTGTGGCTTACAAAGCTGGGATAGAACTCTCCAATCTGTTTTTGACAGGCGTTGTGTtcaccttcttttttgttttcattgttgTTATTGCACTcatgtttttcaaggccttAGTCGAGTTACTTACCAGGACTCGTGTTATGGCAGAGTCGTCCAAATTCTTTGAGTACAGAAAAAGTTGGGGGAACATTATCAAGGGTACGCTATTCAGGCTGAGTATTATCGCTTTCCCTCAATTATCAATTTTATGCATCTGGGAATTTACTCAGCGTGACTCTGCTGCAACTATGGTCGATGCTATTGTGATTCTTATAACAATTGGCGCAGTTTTGCTTTATGGTGTCATTAAAGTCGTTCTCAGAGGCCGAGAGTCAGCGCGGCTTTACAAGACCCCAGCCTATATGTTATACGGCGACTCTAACTTCCTCAACAGATATGGTTTCCTATATGTTCAATTCAAGGCTGACTTGTACTGGTGGCTCATGCCACTACTAGGCTACTCGTTTTTGAGATCATTATTCGTTGCAGTACTTCAGAATAATGGTAAAGCGCAGGCCATGGTTACCTTCATCATAGAAATGGTCTATTTTGTGGCCATTTGTTGGAAGAGACCTTACCTTGACAAGCGTACAAATGCTTTCAACATTGTTATACACCTTGTGAATTTTTTCAACGCgttgttctttttgtttttctctgGCCTCTTCAGGCAGCCTCAAATTGTGTCTTCTGTCATGGCTGTTGTTCTTTTCGTGATGAACGCAGTGTTTGCTCTGTTTTTGCTCATATTCACCATCGTCACCTGTTCACTTGCGTTGATTTACAGAAACCCAGATGCTCGCTACCAACCTATGAAAGATGACCGTGTATCCTTCATCCCCAAAATTCAAACGAACGGCAACGCGTCAAAATCTGAAACCGAATTGTTTGAGTTGGGTAAGGCTGTTATGACCACAAATGAAGCAAGTAACATCTCCTCAGACAAGAGCTACAGGAACCAAAGCTCTAAAAAACTGCTATTCGATGATGAGGTGGACGATAGCTCGATTTTCGACGATCACTCTGGCGCCAGAGAAAAGCGGGCAAATAGCGGCGAAGCAGTGCAGCCGAGCTCTGCTGTCCTAGGCCCTAGCACCTTCGGGACTTACCAGAAAATCCCAACTGCCCCTTCAAGCCGTGGCGCTCAAAATTTG
This is a stretch of genomic DNA from Lachancea thermotolerans CBS 6340 chromosome D complete sequence. It encodes these proteins:
- a CDS encoding putative flavin adenine dinucleotide transporter (similar to uniprot|P39719 Saccharomyces cerevisiae YAL053W Protein of unknown function green fluorescent protein (GFP)-fusion protein localizes to the cytoplasm in a punctate pattern) yields the protein MRPALTGPMRVLFLVFVFLQFWVSPASASNTSRHLETTSLLTCMQNSQLTASFFEVKFYPSLNKVYFNIDATTTISTNITAEVQVIVYGLNLMERSINFCNLDQPALCPLQAGRIDVNSSFTVDSDITSNIPNVAYTVPDLDAQVRVVVYSTSDTDHGTPLACVVAPLGNGKTVQTKYAAWPIAAISGLGVLTSGFVSVIGHSTTAAHIASNSISLFIYFQNLAITSMMGVSRVPPIAAAWSQNFQWSMGIINVKFMQDIFNWYIKATGGEPTVVVANKDVLSIAVQKKRVKRALVEGAKHLYKRLTISTTDSMDLDSFLSEQGLYTGNERNSTNYASKTLVLHGIQRVAYKAGIELSNLFLTGVVFTFFFVFIVVIALMFFKALVELLTRTRVMAESSKFFEYRKSWGNIIKGTLFRLSIIAFPQLSILCIWEFTQRDSAATMVDAIVILITIGAVLLYGVIKVVLRGRESARLYKTPAYMLYGDSNFLNRYGFLYVQFKADLYWWLMPLLGYSFLRSLFVAVLQNNGKAQAMVTFIIEMVYFVAICWKRPYLDKRTNAFNIVIHLVNFFNALFFLFFSGLFRQPQIVSSVMAVVLFVMNAVFALFLLIFTIVTCSLALIYRNPDARYQPMKDDRVSFIPKIQTNGNASKSETELFELGKAVMTTNEASNISSDKSYRNQSSKKLLFDDEVDDSSIFDDHSGAREKRANSGEAVQPSSAVLGPSTFGTYQKIPTAPSSRGAQNLRAPENTFGNTSYQGYTGASSNPYSKNNPYL